Genomic window (Rhizobium brockwellii):
TGCTGCACCATTTTCCGACCAAGGTCGATCTCCTGCTTGCCATTCTGGACAAGCGCGATCTCGAAAGCGAAAACTTCATCGGGCCCTACCGTTCAGACCTCCGCGGCCTGCTCAAGGGCATGGTCGGGGTCTTCCGCCGCAACGCCGAAATGATCGAGGTCATCAGGGCCTTCGCCATCCTGAATGCCGAAAGCCTCATGAAGGATCACCCGGCCAAGGCATGGTTTCTCGATCGCGCCACTCAGCTGCAGAACGACATCGCGGCGACCTTCGAACGGGCCGTTGCCGATGGCTCGATAGACGGCAAGATCGATGGCCGGGCGATGGCAGCCGAGCTGATCGCCGTGATGGACGGCCTTCAGATGCTCTGGCTGCGCGATCCCACTCGCTTCGACATGGTCGGCGGGTTGGAAGCCTATATCAACCGCCT
Coding sequences:
- a CDS encoding TetR/AcrR family transcriptional regulator, coding for MAELFESKTGQDEKRRRRSSKGEARRAEILKAAMRRFAEDGYQNAAIGDVARDVGLSLPGLLHHFPTKVDLLLAILDKRDLESENFIGPYRSDLRGLLKGMVGVFRRNAEMIEVIRAFAILNAESLMKDHPAKAWFLDRATQLQNDIAATFERAVADGSIDGKIDGRAMAAELIAVMDGLQMLWLRDPTRFDMVGGLEAYINRLLASLGLED